Proteins encoded in a region of the Triticum dicoccoides isolate Atlit2015 ecotype Zavitan chromosome 3A, WEW_v2.0, whole genome shotgun sequence genome:
- the LOC119266641 gene encoding G-type lectin S-receptor-like serine/threonine-protein kinase SD2-5, with translation MLVVSTSSAVRLLPLLVLLPAATIAASTSIDSGVVGGRINQTTAPIAEGPLFAPPYKLTPTPPRHPPAPPAKVTPTMPSALPAAIGTTSMKVKSSSVRRVVAILAPVGGFILLSILFLGTYFIRKRRTQQQYEMEMEEEFGELQGTPMRFTFQQLKAATEQFADKLGEGGFGSVFKGQFGDERIAVKCLDRAGQGKKEFSAEVQTIGSIHHINLVRLIGFCAEKSHRLLVYEYMPKGSLDRWIYHQHDNDSPPLNWSTRCKIITHIAKGLTYLHEECMKKIAHLDVKPQNILLDDNFNAKLSDFGLCKLIDRDMSQVFTRMRGTPGYLAPEWLTSQITEKADVYSFGVVVMEVISGRKNLDNSRSEESIHLITQLEEKIDCKRRPKMSEVVKVLEGAMNAESNIDHNFVATNQVYFGAAGNVVSSVPPLASHVSGPR, from the exons ATGCTAGTGGTGAGTACCTCTTCGGCTGTCCGCCTCTTGCCTCTCCTCGTCCTCCTGCCGGCCGCCACCATTGCGGCCAGTACATCCATCGATTCGGGTGTCGTTGGTGGCAGGATTAATCAAACAACAGCGCCTATAGCTGAAGGCCCCTTGTTTGCACCCCCGTACAAGCTAACACCTACGCCCCCAAGACATCCGCCTGCACCCCCGGCCAAGGTAACACCTACGATGCCGAGTGCTCTGCCTGCAGCTATTGGGACAACAAGCATGAAAGTGAAATCCTCCTCTGTAAGAAGAGTTGTTGCAATTTTAGCTCCTGTGGGCGGCTTCATTTTGCTTAGCATCTTGTTCCTCGGCACCTATTTTATACGTAAACGAAGAACACAACAACAATATGAGATGGAGATGGAGGAAGAGTTTGGGGAGCTACAAGGAACACCAATGAGGTTCACATTTCAGCAGCTAAAAGCAGCAACCGAGCAATTCGCAGACAAGCTCGGGGAAGGAGGATTTGGGTCTGTTTTCAAGGGTCAATTTGGTGATGAAAGGATTGCAGTAAAATGTTTGGATCGAGCGGGTCAGGGCAAAAAAGAATTTTCTGCAGAGGTTCAAACAATTGGCAGCATTCATCATATTAATTTGGTCAGATTGATTGGTTTTTGTGCAGAGAAATCGCATAGGCTCTTGGTATATGAGTACATGCCAAAAGGATCCTTGGATAGATGGATCTATCATCAACATGACAATGATTCACCTCCCCTGAATTGGAGCACGCGGTGCAAGATTATCACTCACATAGCTAAGGGTCTCACTTATCTTCATGAGGAGTGCATGAAAAAGATTGCCCATTTGGATGTCAAACCACAAAACATCCTCTTAGATGATAACTTCAATGCTAAACTTTCTGATTTTGGACTATGCAAGCTCATTGACAGGGATATGAGTCAAGTGTTTACCAGAATGAGGGGCACACCTGGATATTTAGCTCCCGAATGGTTGACATCACAGATCACGGAAAAGGCCGATGTCTATAGCTTTGGTGTTGTGGTCATGGAAGTCATTAGCGGAAGAAAGAACCTCGACAATTCTAGATCCGAAGAGAGCATCCATCTCATCACCCAATTGGAGGAAAAG ATTGATTGCAAAAGAAGGCCTAAAATGTCCGAGGTAGTCAAGGTCTTGGAAGGTGCCATGAATGCAGAGAGCAACATTGATCATAACTTTGTTGCAACAAATCAAGTGTATTTCGGCGCTGCTGGAAATGTGGTCTCGTCGGTTCCACCTCTAGCTTCACATGTATCAGGCCCCAGGTGA
- the LOC119266642 gene encoding L-type lectin-domain containing receptor kinase SIT2-like has translation MPGLIWLCVLLIVSCHDGVDGVTEFIYNGFAGSKLRLDGEASISKQGVLSLTRDSYFTQGHGFHPEPLPFVNSHGVSMSFSATFVFSITPSDYGGSGDGMAFVISLAPLSGIWTDGKYLGLVNEEDDGSILANRFFAIELDTGVNKEFGDIDDNHVGADLNNLTSTVSSTAGYYSGNVEKDFNPLRLSSGNPMQVWVDYIDMQLDIRLAPVAMYKPSLPLLSYYPVDLAKVLKNDTKSKAGVPTTAYVGFSASNGDWPDWCAAHQILGWSFNMYGPAEPLNLSLLLRPLIQVQDSSRQEAHDKKKVVKWVTATISSLAILAGITACLLLRWWWCKTRNSEWNEDWEAELGPRRFAYRDLHRATDGFRDMQLLGKGGFGQVYRGALGSSGMDIAVKRISSESKQGLAEFTAEIIILGRLRHRNLVRLIGYCRHKKEMLLVYECMPNGSLDSYLHAQTRHAMLSWSQRLHIIKGVASGLLYLHEDWEQVIIHRDVKASNVLLDGEMNGRLGDFGLARLHDHGADAHTTHVAGTRGYLAPELTRFGKATKATDVFAFGAFVLEVACGRRPVGFNARGELLVLVQWVRDTWASGSGSIVDTIDPRLDEYAADEAELVLKLGLLCSHPLPVARPSIRLVMRYLDGDLSLPEFSPEYLNITDVDQVLDEVPPSVANSITGLSGGR, from the coding sequence ATGCCAGGTCTGATCTGGTTGTGCGtcctcttgatcgtctcctgccatGATGGCGTTGATGGCGTCACGGAGTTCATATACAATGGGTTCGCCGGCAGCAAGCTCCGCCTCGACGGCGAGGCTTCCATCTCAAAACAAGGCGTCCTCTCTCTAACGAGGGACAGCTACTTCACCCAGGGGCATGGCTTCCATCCAGAACCTCTTCCGTTTGTCAATTCCCATGGTGTGTCCATGAGCTTCTCTGCCACTTTCGTGTTCTCCATTACGCCCAGCGACTATGGCGGTTCCGGAGACGGGATGGCGTTTGTCATCTCCTTGGCCCCGCTATCTGGTATCTGGACAGATGGGAAATACTTGGGACTTGTCAATGAGGAGGACGACGGTTCCATACTTGCAAACCGTTTCTTCGCCATCGAGCTCGACACAGGAGTCAACAAGGAGTTCGGAGATATAGATGACAACCATGTCGGGGCTGATCTCAACAACCTGACGTCCACTGTCTCTTCAACCGCAGGCTACTACAGCGGCAATGTCGAGAAGGACTTCAATCCGCTGAGGCTTTCTAGTGGAAACCCAATGCAAGTGTGGGTGGACTACATCGATATGCAGCTTGACATCAGGCTTGCTCCTGTCGCCATGTATAAGCCCTCATTACCGCTTTTGTCTTACTACCCTGTCGACCTTGCAAAGGTCCTCAAGAATGACACCAAATCAAAGGCAGGGGTTCCAACCACAGCATACGTCGGTTTCTCTGCCTCCAACGGTGATTGGCCAGATTGGTGTGCGGCCCATCAGATTCTTGGGTGGAGCTTTAACATGTATGGACCGGCCGAACCACTTAACTTATCACTGCTGCTGCGGCCATTAATACAAGTCCAAGATAGTTCCAGACAAGAAGCCCATGACAAGAAAAAAGTCGTCAAATGGGTGACTGCAACTATATCTTCCCTTGCCATACTTGCAGGTATAACAGCTTGCCTTCTCCTTCGATGGTGGTGGTGCAAGACGAGGAACTCAGAGTGGAACGAAGATTGGGAGGCTGAGCTTGGCCCCCGCCGCTTCGCATACCGGGACCTCCACAGGGCAACGGATGGCTTCCGCGACATGCAGCTTCTGGGAAAAGGCGGCTTTGGGCAAGTCTATAGAGGAGCCCTGGGCAGCTCTGGGATGGACATCGCGGTGAAGCGGATCTCCTCAGAATCCAAGCAGGGGCTGGCCGAATTCACAGCTGAAATCATCATCCTTGGCCGCCTACGGCACCGGAACCTCGTTCGCTTGATCGGCTATTGTCGGCACAAGAAGGAGATGCTCCTGGTCTACGAGTGCATGCCCAACGGCAGCCTGGATAGCTACCTGCATGCCCAGACAAGGCATGCAATGCTCTCCTGGTCTCAGAGGCTTCACATCATCAAAGGCGTTGCGTCCGGGCTTCTGTACCTCCATGAGGACTGGGAACAAGTCATCATACACCGTGACGTCAAGGCCAGCAACGTGCTCCTGGATGGGGAGATGAATGGTCGGCTGGGTGACTTCGGCCTTGCCAGGCTGCACGACCATGGTGCTGATGCGCACACCACCCACGTGGCCGGCACGAGGGGCTACCTTGCCCCTGAGCTAACGAGGTTCGGCAAGGCGACCAAAGCAACTGACGTGTTTGCGTTTGGTGCCTTTGTCCTAGAGGTGGCCTGCGGGAGGCGGCCGGTGGGGTTCAACGCCCGCGGCGAGCTTCTGGTGCTCGTCCAATGGGTGCGAGACACGTGGGCGAGCGGCTCCGGCTCAATCGTCGACACCATTGACCCAAGGCTGGACGAGTATGCTGCTGATGAGGCGGAGCTGGTGCTCAAGCTGGGGCTGTTGTGCTCGCACCCTTTACCTGTGGCGAGGCCCAGCATACGCCTTGTTATGCGGTACCTCGATGGAGATTTATCCTTGCCCGAGTTCTCTCCTGAATATCTCAACATTACAGATGTCGATCAGGTTCTTGATGAAGTGCCTCCGTCAGTGGCGAACAGCATTACAGGTCTGTCTGGAGGTAGATGA
- the LOC119271699 gene encoding G-type lectin S-receptor-like serine/threonine-protein kinase SD2-5 has translation MGGPSFRKVGTAVRIATAGSLASFILIVAFVLFVIHRRRTRRHHEMEEEEAEFGKLQGIPMRFTFQQLEVATEQFKDKLGEGGFGSVFKGRLGEERIAAKRLDRAGQGKREFLAEKTHRLLVYEYMPKGSLDKWIYCRHDNTGPPLEWRVRCKIITNIAKGLSYLHEDCMKRIAHLDIKPQNILIDEDFNAKLSDFGLCKLMDRDMSQVVTRMRGTPGYLAPEWLTSQITEKADIYSFGLVVMEIVSGRKNLDTSRSEESIHLITLLEEKVKNNQLVDLIDKNSNDMQAHEQDVIQMMKLAMWCLQIDCKRRPKMSEVVNVLEGTMDAESNIDHNFVATNQANFGIAGNVTSSAPPLASHLSGPR, from the exons ATGGGGG GACCTTCATTCAGAAAAGTAGGCACGGCTGTTCGGATTGCAACTGCAGGTTCCTTAGCCAGTTTCATTTTAATTGTCGCATTCGTCCTTTTTGTCATACACAGAAGGAGAACACGACGACACCATGAGATGGAAGAAGAGGAGGCAGAGTTCGGTAAGCTACAAGGCATACCGATGAGGTTCACGTTTCAACAGTTAGAAGTGGCAACCGAGCAGTTCAAAGACAAGCTTGGGGAAGGAGGATTTGGTTCTGTTTTCAAGGGACGGCTAGGTGAGGAAAGGATTGCGGCAAAACGCTTGGATCGAGCTGGTCAAGGAAAGAGAGAATTCTTAGCAGAG AAAACCCATAGGCTCTTGGTTTATGAGTATATGCCAAAAGGATCCTTGGACAAGTGGATCTATTGTCGACATGACAACACTGGTCCTCCGTTAGAATGGAGAGTGCGATGCAAGATTATCACGAACATAGCTAAGGGTCTCTCTTATCTTCATGAGGACTGCATGAAGAGAATTGCCCATTTGGATATCAAACCACAAAATATTCTCATAGATGAGGACTTCAATGCTAAACTTTCTGATTTTGGTTTGTGCAAGCTCATGGATAGGGACATGAGCCAAGTGGTTACTAGAATGAGAGGCACACCTGGATATTTAGCTCCTGAATGGTTGACATCACAAATCACGGAGAAGGCCGATATCTATAGCTTTGGCCTGGTGGTCATGGAAATTGTGAGCGGAAGAAAGAACCTTGACACTTCCCGGTCCGAAGAGAGCATCCATCTTATTACCCTATTGGAAGAAAAGGTGAAGAACAATCAGTTGGTAGATTTGATTGACAAGAACAGTAATGACATGCAAGCACACGAGCAGGATGTAATTCAGATGATGAAGCTAGCAATGTGGTGTTTGCAGATCGATTGCAAAAGAAGGCCTAAAATGTCCGAGGTAGTCAACGTCTTGGAAGGTACCATGGATGCAGAGAGCAATATAGATCACAACTTTGTTGCAACAAACCAAGCAAATTTTGGCATTGCTGGTAATGTGACCTCCTCGGCTCCACCTCTAGCCTCACATCTATCAGGCCCCAGGTGA